The genomic segment gaaagactcaaaaaaATAGGAAGAGAAACATTTAACCCAGCAGGACCCTGGCTACGCAAATCCCCCTCCTGAATTTCTTTCCAACcggagagttggggggggggctcaaatcAGTAAACAAATccccccccagcaaaaaaaaaaattcaaggcagCACAGTTTTCAAGGTAACATAACTTTTATCATAACTGTAACATCTTTTCAACCACTGGTATAACTGAACAATAACAGCAATAAATGTGGCAGTCTTGACAGGGAGAGGGTCCTTCAGGGCCCTTCAGAAACGGTGCAGATGAACAGAGAGGCAAATCTCGACAGGTGGTGCCCAGGAAaccaaaggaaagagaaaagtccAGAATATTTGTCTGTTCCTCTTGGGCTTGAGAGGAATGGGAGGCCGGAGGAggccgggtgtgtgtgtctctATTCCTTGACGACAAACTGAAATGTGTTTCTGTCACTGTCAGAAATAAGatacaaagtggggggggggaatcttgggAATTTTTACTCCAGTCAGTTTGGGGGTCTGGGAGCCCCGGAGAGCCCTCATTTGGTGCTCCTGGTGTGGAGAGGAGGGtcttaagaagaagagagtttgaggtggccattttcccacacccaaaagaagggcaggagggtctctccacgGAAGGAGGCTCCGGAGAACTCATAGATCAGGGATCCTCGGTCAGcgtcgaaaaaggccactcggcccCCAGCGTAGTCCAGGCAGACTCGGATCCTCTTGGGCTCCCCGGTCAGGGTCAGGCGAGGATATTGGTTTTTTATGACAGCCCTGTAGTgacccccccacttccccacagcccAGATCCCTTCCTCAGGACTAAAGatgatccctcccttcctcctcacagactctctggccacccCCACACGCCAGCCttcctcacttcccacaaggacttcccagaaatggcgGCCTGCTGTGAATCCCTCACGGCCCAGAAGAGCACTACGTGTGGAAAATCTcttagggttgctgggcagagactGAGCTTTTCCTCCCCATCTCACGCTTTTCCAGTCCTCAGACAGGACAAGGTAGATGTTGGCTGTATCCGGATCCAGAGTCACATTTACTGTTGGGGGAAAATGAGGAGACAAGAAGAGAAGCGTTTTCAGCCAGGAGATTTCTCCGCCTCTGCCCTGTTCTgcgtcctcctcctgctcccacctCTTCATAACCCTCTCCTGGATtcacagactctctcccgcctTCACCTGACCTGCTAAAAGGCAGAGCAGCCTTCCTGGGAGATTCAAGAGGAGACAGATAAAATCAACATAAAACCCCCCATAGAACACAACCCATTTCCTACCACATCCTATCCCAAAGCAGGAGACCATGGATATCTCAGTCacaggatttgtgtgtgtgtgtgtgtgtgtgtgtgtgtgtaagaaatCACACGAGAGAGCATTTACACAAACACCCAAATCACATGAAAATGAGAAGGGAACAGAATGGGTTGAACTGGTCGTGGTTCTTAGTCCTGATCTGAGATACATCTCAAAACGGGTAATAAGATACCACTGAATGTGGCTTTCATTGACTCTGAATAAAACATGGAGACTGGAAGGGGGTTTCCATTTCTTTTGGCCTGCCAGGGAGATGTGTTTCTCAATTGGCATTTGGGACCATTTTGGATGGGATTGGGATGGTTTCTATGTGTCAATGAAAGAACAAAGATTGGACTAAATGCAGCTTCTCAGGGAACGTCCTGTAAGGTAAGGTTATGACAGCAGTAAAGTGGAGCTGATGTCCTGCCTGCCCCCCTCAGAGGATGCAAGCGAGATCAGACCTTCACACCACAGCCTGAAGAATCTGCCTTCCACTCGTCTGTCTTTTTAAAGATTATAACATCCACCCTGATGTAGGCCTCAGGTGTGCTTGGAAGCTTATACAATGTTTGTtccaatttaaataataaataatgaaggTATTACATGAATTTTGCAACTGTTTGGAGGTTCTCCATGGACCACTACGGCTGTACAAGTTTTTCCTGGATCCCAAGAATGACATTTCTACTCAACCCAACCTTCAAGTATTTGTTCTAAAGAATGATATATTCTCCTGTCATTCAAGGTGTCTCCCAGAACACCTTGAATCAAAAACACCCCAATAATAGTTTCTCTGCTTCACAGCATAGGGAACTCGGGGGAAGGAAGACAGAACAGGACTGACGTTCCCTTGAAACTCTCTGTCTTCTAGAGAGACCCAGGGGCTTCGGCAgtggtttccacacagggacGGGCTTGTGCGGTTTCCTTGTTGCTGGTGTAGCTAATGATAAAGCACAGTGACAAGAACTGGGCTTCTGCATGACAGGTTTCCCCAACCAGTTTTCTTTCTCCAGTCCCCCAGCAGCACACACCCCCTTCCAATGGGCCACCGGGGCTTtgtcatgaaaaaaaaaatcagtagtggCGCATCATTATATTGATGCCTTTCCCTGTATACTGTCACAACAGAAAGGTATAGAGGCTTACTTTTTAATGAAGGCTGGGAATGCAGAGAACCAGGTACACGTATTGATAAAACATTATATCTATATAATGCTATGACAGTATTGCCTATTTCTTAAAAACTGAAAATCCCCCCAGAGGTAGGGGAATGAAATAGCACCACCAGGTCagggtcaggaaaatggctgccatgcaggtgggaaaatctgaatttttccacccacatagcagccatccaggctttactgaaaaccaggtttgagaaaGTGGAGAAGACCTGGGAAACCCCACCAGGTGTAAAATGTGGTGAGGAAGCAGGGGGTGGGAATCACTTCCCAAAAAGGatgaacccagggctaataacctgtgagaagatggccaggatcaaGCTAGAACTGACCACAAATGGGCGTTCATTCATgtcccctccctgctcctgcggaagcaacttgacaacttTGCAAAAATTAAGCCCTGTTGTGGTATCCTCCATGGCAATTTAAGAAGAGCTGCAATATTACCAATTGGAACCTCCTCTATACTAGAGTTACCATCACAGAGCTATCAAACTTCAAGCATCACCTACCCTGAGCAGGAAAAACCAATGTCTCAATACCCAACTTTGGCAGAAGAATACAAAGATCTTTCTTATGGACTCAGCCAAGCAACAAATGTCCTCATGCATCAAAAATGGGTTTCCTTGCCTCATGTATATTTTGCAGAGCCTTGAAAACGCTGTTccagggtgttgaactcatttgttacaagggcctaATTCACAattgtcacttggttgggtcggTCCATGCCTCGGCAACCCAAATTGGGAGCTGGGggaggaggggtggctgcctcagctggcttgcaggctggataagagctctcaagggcccagatctggcccacgggccatatgtttgacacctctgccctaTTCGGATGTTTGCAAATTTGGCAGCTGGGTAAACACATTTTAAAGCTGAATTAACTTTTAAATGAGGCAGAACTGGCTGGAAAATGACCTTGCTGCCCATACATCAAATATCCTGGAGATACATCTTCAAAAACCAGTTCTGCAACTTTACTGAAAGCTTTGGGAAAGGACTGATACGTTGCGATATACCATAAATGCTGTTTGAAAACATAGTCATTTAAAACAACCTACAACTGACCCTACGCGGAACAAAACAGAGCTAAGCCAACATTCAACCTGCATACATGAATGCGGCAAACGGAAGTTCCCGAGCCCATTTCACAGCACTAGAAAACATCTGCCTTCCTTCTGCCTGGATTCACTCTAAAATATACTCAGGAGacagcatcctcctgcccagAAGTATGCATCCGAGTGACAGCTGGAGAGGCAGAAGACCAGGCTGAAGAGGAAGCTTGTGAGTGACAGGCACGTAGTTCCTGTTCTTCTCCCAAACATCAAACAAAAAATGTGTGTGAACAACTGGATAACAGCACCAGGGCAAGCTGGACTTCTGCCTTTATATACTGCCATTCCAGaaatgtagctttaaaaaaaactgtgaaTCCAATACACAAATTATAGCACCTTGAAATTGAGGGAAACCTGGAAAGCAGGTAGGGAAATCTGCTGAGAGAAATGGGATTCCCAACCTGGTCTGGGCCTCTCATGGGGAGGATTCTGAAAGGCCCTCAAGGGCTGATGCCCAGCACCGTTTTCCCATCACTTCAATATGGGGGCAGGTAGGTGAAAGGAGGCATTCATTCCCTCAGAGTTCACCTTCTCTTTCACCCTGACAGACCTCCTCCTCAAAACAAGAAGGAAGTGGCtctggcagggagggagggatgttcAGGAACAAAACAAGACTCTCCAGTAATGTTATTTCTGCAAAAACACAAAGTAGAAGAACACAAATTGTAAGGTAAAGTTTTTTAGTTAAGAAATAATTGATTGGTGTATGAAGAAAAAGATACCTTTCTGCAGGTGAAGTCCAGAATCCAGAGTGTCTGaggaagcaaaagaaacaaaagtgaCAAAAACAACAGTTAATAATACCATCATTTTTTCTCTTGGGGAGAGAAGGTGCCATTATGTAGCcccacctcatcagatcttgaaagctaaccagggtcagtacttggataggagaccaaagaagattctgcagattaaggcaatggcaaagaaatctctgcttctcacttgccttgaaaatctctttctgaggtcaccataagttggttgtgacttgatggcacatgtgtACATATTTCTTCTGAATTTCTGAGAAAAATTCTTCACAAATTTTACTATTGTGGAAATATTCACATTTCTTTTCACTAGTCACTTTGAGTGACTGCAGATTCACTTCACAGAAAGTATGCTAAGGACGGTGGGCCAAGGGTGACAAAGAAGATATCGAAATGGAATATTATGTTTCTATACTAATGCCataagcctccaagcaaaaatggtgGAGTTAAGAGTgcttggttttaagggaaaacacagGTATAGTAAGCATTACAGAAATCTGGTGGAAGAGAGAGAGCCAATGAGATACTGTCatccctggatacaaactctatagaaatgacagggaagggcgcaTTGGAGGGGATGTTACTGTGTACATCAAGGAGGGCATTGTGCCTAATAAAACTCAGAACCATAAAAGgggcagacttgtccacagaGTGCTCATGAGTGACAATATCAGGACTCATTTTAGTATtggggatgttctatcggccccctgaccaaaaagctcagggtgatctagagagggagaatgaaatcagggaggcATCCAAAGGAGATTAAGAAGTAATGTTGCAGGATTTGACATATGGGAGCTTTGTGTACATGTCAAATTGTGTATATTTGCAGAATGTTCCCATTTTGGAATCATTGAGGGTTCTCTTTAAAATCCTTAAGACTTCTCTCTAATATTAGAGGGAGCAGTTCTCAGAGGGCTCACTCTCACTTGAACACTAGTTCAAGCTGCCAAAACTAGTTCAAGAGTGCCAAGTCTTACATTCAGTATCCACTGAAGGGGTTCAGTACAATGTCTCTGCTCTGGCTGCCTAGCTGAAGAGGCTATGGAGATACTTTAACAAAGAGATTATACAAAGTTGAAAATCATGATATTAATTTTATGTTATAGGTATTCAATACTATACTATTGTCATAATAGAGTTAATGTATTAAACTGCTAGTAGAATTGAATGTTTTATATAACAGAACTACTAATAGAATTAACTGCTGTGACGATATTGCAACAAGATAATGAAGAAGACCAAAGAATAACAAAAGCGTAATAGAAACAAACTTAGTAACTGGACAGTGTTACAGCAGATAAGCAAGATATGTAACCtagtttcttattgtttgttttaaatagctGTGTTTGTCATAGTGATTTCTCAACACCAAATTATCATTAGAGACACATTAGTCTCAATGCCAAGAAAAAGTAAATGCTTGTGAAATGCTAAGGGAAAAAACATGATGATGAATGCTTATAGAAGTCTTATATAAAGGTGAATGATCCGGAGATaggaacattaataattattataagaacgtggctttctagaggcacctgtctggccactgtgtgaacagactgctggacttgataggctttggtctgatccagcatggcctttctaatgttGTTATGTTTGTTACCTTTTAATTGCTTCTTGATGCCATCCAAGAGGGGATTTAAATCCGGGAAGTCCCAGATGCGGCACTTCAGTGCAATGAGAAAAGCCACTGGATTCTCAAACACCTCCTTTTCTTCATACCTGGAGAAAAACGTTTCAAGATACCATCCATCCAATTCacaatccccaccccaccccaggcagatcagagaaacagaggaaggaatcagcagaaatccaAGAGACCCAGGCTGAGGCTAAAAGCAGAGCCAGTTGGGAGGCTCTTCGGAGAGCAACGCCCACCTTGCTGTAGCTCCTGAGACCCcaaagccacacagcagctgaggGGCATGGTTATTAAAACAAGAAAGACACCATTTGGGCTCAGACCATCAtcaaaggggggaggaagggctcctgtcagcccctccccaaccatttTCCTGTGCTGGaactggacggggggggggaagagttcttTCTCCATTTTTGCTGCTTCACCCGGACTATCTTGTGCATGTGAAGATGCAAAAATGGGGAAGTGATTCCCCTTGTGGGGGCTGTTTCAGCATGAAAAAtgcctgggagggggaggcaggagcccttcctctcctGCGGCAGCATTCCGAGACCAAATGGgctctgctttctttttttaacaaagaagagaaaaacaaaacctcTGAATAACAGGATAAAAGAGGTTCAAAAATTCCACAGGTTTGGAACAACGACTTTGCACCAGTTGTGAAATTTCAACGGTAAGTTCATAATATGTAGAATATTATTTCTCAAAAGAAAAACTTCTTTCCTCCTACTCAAAGGTATTTCAAGACTGATGAAGATTCGGAAAAGGAACCAGCCAGCATCTTGCCTTTGTTGTGTGCTTTTCCATTCTTTACTCTTTTCTTTAGAATTACCACATGATGTATGTAACAGATATTTGTACTGCAATTGAGAATTGCTGAATTGTTGAATATAGTGTGATAACCCTCTGTATTTTTACAGGATAACCCTCtgtatttttactttttaaatataaattatacACACTTtggtattttttgtttctttctgaaTCATTGTTCCAGACCTCTGGTGCTTTTGCacctcttatttccttttttcacagcccttccccacagTTTCTGTGTGGCTGAGGGGAACCCAGATCCAACTCTGAAAAAAGCAAACATCAAGTTTGGCCTTAAGAACACCAACCCCacatctttttctccctctcccataataggagaactcaggggcacccaatgaagttgttgAGAATTCCCTGCAGGTCGAGGTAGTGATAGCCATGAACACAGAAAGCTTTAACATGGGACTACGTGGATTCATTGAGCAGAGGTCCATCAGCAGCTATGAGacctggtgactgaagggaacctccatagctagaggcagccaacctctgcTGAATAACACCactaggaggcagcagcaggggaaggcctcagcctctgtgccgtATTTCTTGGCCGTCCAGGGGCATTccttagccactgtgtgaaacaggatgctgggctaaatggaccactggtctcattcagcaggctctacttatgttcttatgaggctgaTGGACAGTGGAAGGAAACAGGTCACATGACATCACCATAACCAGAAGCGTTTTTggctagatctccagctagtacctggaggttggcaaccctatttgccactgACAGATGGCTGGAGATCCATGATTTTAATTACATCTGATTTGGCCCTCAGCCACGATCATGAAggaccacataagaacataaaggccctgctggatcagaccaaggcccatcaagtccagcagtctgttcacacagtggccaaccagatgcctctaggaagccacgtTCCTCACAGGATTCCCAGACCCTTCCCAGCAGTAAGAAGGTTAATGAGAAAGATCCACTTACCTCTGCAAGATGCTTCTGGCATCCGAAAGAaaagtggcagagagagagagagagagagaaaaagacagaCCTCAATGGTTGCTAAAAGGCCATCACGGAAAGACCCCTTCAGACCCTGGAAGATTCTGTGCTCTGGCCTTTCTCTTGTGTCCAGGAAGCAGACCCCACTTGAAGGATGGGGGGCACCTCCATAAAAGTAGGAGAAAATCTCCATGAGGTTAATATCAACAGAGTGGGGCCATTTCAAAGCTGAGCTGGTCGATCTGCTCTGATGACTCAACAGTGGCCACTTTCACAAAGGGATTTTCCCTCATGGGGAAGGCAGGAATCCCTCAGAATAGGGTCTGTAGCTCTTGTGGCTGCCTGTGGAGGCAGAGGCATTCCCAGCAACGTTACGTGCCTCAGCCCTGCATCTCTGTTATTTTCCTTCTTTCCACGCTGGAGGGCATttcccaggctttaaaaaaaaatagctgtgTTACAGTTGCATTGTAACAACATACTGGTCCCAGCTTTCATACTTATTTCTTGTTGTTACAGAATTAGAACTAGAAATGTGCAGCTTGCACTTTACTTCCTCTAAAAGAAAAGCTAAGAATTAGTGCAGCAGATCATTATACTGTTACAACGCTAGAGCCATCTAGCCATTTGCCGTTCTCTGTAAAGCTTGATGGGGGCAGAGATGGGGGCCGCAGGGACTGAGGGGAGAAGAGCCAAACTCTGTCACCTTGGAGCCCTTgatgggctttcccccctcctttcccctgcagTGTTGCCGTGTGGCTCagcagggaaaaggggggggtctGGGCACAAAAGCCATTGCATCGGCACAGATGTGACAGATTGGCAGCAGCAGGCATAGTGGTGCCAGCACGTGTGAATGCCACTCCTGCACCCCTTGTTTTTGCCGTTCtttgtggggggcatttttgtacaCCCATCTGCATGCAACCAGTATAAGCTACATTCCCCACCCCCTAAGCCATCCTCCTTTTAAAACTTGCTGTGAAAAATCTTGCCTATGACCCTCGTTCCTGGTTGTTTGGAAAGAGCCACCCGTGAACCTGGGTTGATTTACATGTATTTCCCCAGACAGTTGgatgacacacaaacacacttctgcTTCCAAGATGGAAGCCAAGTTGCCTCAGTCTAtcagggaaagggacagggttCGGGGGGGGGACAGCATTTCCAGGGGGTAGAGTTTTCCCCTAGATGGAGATGAAATGGTGCAGAAGGAGACACAGAAAGGGTTTGGAGGCAGCCTCCTCCCAAATGGGAGCCTGGGCTGTTCCTGCCACACTCTTACCTGCAGGAGTTCACTGGCCGGCTGCTGACATTTCTCCTCCATCTCCCGGATGAGGCTGTCCAGAGAGGAGAGCGCCTCATACAGTTCGGCCAGGTGCTGGTCCCTTTTCCTttccacctccctctcccccgcttCCATCTGGGTCAGCAAAAGCTTCTCCAGTTTATCCAGAAACTTATGCAGTTGCCTGAACTTGGTCACTGTCTTCTGCCGCTCTCCTTTGGTTTGCTTCTGAGatggaaacagaagaagaaaaatacagcCAGTCTTTGCAGTGGGAAGAGGTACCTTAGGAGACTCCTATCAGAAGGGCACTTTTGACTTTCCCAGAGATCGCATCAAAACTgggtaggaaaagagaaagattcAGAAAGATCCATCCAAAGTACACGTGAATTATCTTTGCATTATTTTCTTCTTGGAGTAGTTCTACTTAACAAAACTCAAACATGTCCTGCAGCTTCTCACATCTCTCTCCCCCATGCACAGACACAATGGTTACTTCCAGAACCCTTTTTTATTGCAGAGCTATAAGAGGAAAGGTGTTCCCCGTAATATTTACAAATGTTCATTCTATGTTGCCTTTCATCAACTTTTCTGTGGGAAACCAGGCCATTCTGAATGGGAAGGGATTCCCTTCTCGCTTGATCTTTCTGCATTTTTAACTCGGCATCGtcgtcccctccccccccatggcCATTTCCATTGTCTGTTTGCCTCCCAGCAATAAGGACACTTACGAGCAGGTCTTGGCTTTCCTTCACGATACTGGCTTTATGTGCCAGaatttcttccttctccttgtGCAGAATCTCCATACAATTGCAGAActgatccggggggggggggggcaaagtccCAACATTGAGGTTTGCTCCTTTTAACTATAAATCATAAAGCAATACTGTCATCAAAGCCCAATAAGTGTAGGATGTCCCGCCCCATGCAACCCCTGGGTAGAGGGTTAACATCAACTCCAGgctaccatttttttttaaaaggaagaatatTGTGTGTGGAGGGAAAAGATAGTTAAACCTTCTACCAATAGGCTGCTGCCCCCTGGTGGCTCGGCAGGACAATCAGCTGGCCAAACATCAAGGCAGCCAGCCCTGAAGAGTGCCAACGTCCTAA from the Euleptes europaea isolate rEulEur1 chromosome 1, rEulEur1.hap1, whole genome shotgun sequence genome contains:
- the LOC130494044 gene encoding E3 ubiquitin-protein ligase TRIM7-like; protein product: MAAEGPLKELCEEASCSVCLEFFSDPVTIAECGHSFCRACLIQSWGASGAEASCCPQCRGRAQEGSLRPNQQLANFVQIAKKLSPLERKEEKRRGQKRRRGVCEKHQEPLKFFCVDEEAPLCGVCDQSQGHNDHEIIPAEEASQEYKFCNCMEILHKEKEEILAHKASIVKESQDLLKQTKGERQKTVTKFRQLHKFLDKLEKLLLTQMEAGEREVERKRDQHLAELYEALSSLDSLIREMEEKCQQPASELLQVRVSILQRYEEKEVFENPVAFLIALKCRIWDFPDLNPLLDGIKKQLKDTLDSGLHLQKVNVTLDPDTANIYLVLSEDWKSVRWGGKAQSLPSNPKRFSTRSALLGREGFTAGRHFWEVLVGSEEGWRVGVARESVRRKGGIIFSPEEGIWAVGKWGGHYRAVIKNQYPRLTLTGEPKRIRVCLDYAGGRVAFFDADRGSLIYEFSGASFRGETLLPFFWVWENGHLKLSSS